From the Bacillus sp. FJAT-22090 genome, the window GAGTAGCAAAGTCACTGTATGAGGTAGGAGCAAATGTCATTTTTACTTATCGTAAAGAACGTTCTTTAGGAAAAATTGAAAAGTTATTAGTAGATAATAATTTAGAAGCGAAACTTGTTGTCGCATGTGATGTGAATAGTGACGATAGTATGAAAGCAGCTTTTGAACAGATTGGAAAAGAAGTGGGAGTAATACATGGAGTTGTCCACTCAGTTGCTTTTGCAAATGGAGAAGATTTAAAAGGTGATTTTATTAATACATCAAGAGATGGTTATGCATTTGCTCAGGATACAAGTGCGTACTCTCTTATTGCTGCAGCAAGAGAAGCTGCACCTTTCATGACAGAAGGTGGCTCTATTGTGACGATGACATACTTAGGAGCAGAGCGTGTATTGGAAGGATACAATGTGATGGGCATAGCAAAAGCGTCATTAGAGGCTTCTGTTAAGTATTTGGCGTTGGATTTAGGAAAAAATAATATTCGTGTGAATGCAGTTTCTGCTGGAGCAGTTAGAACACTAGCGGCAAAAGGTATTTCTTCTTTTAATACAATTTTGCATAAAATAGAAGAAACAGCTCCTTTAAAACGAAATGTAACACAGGAAGAAGTAGGCGATATGACGGTTGCACTTCTAAGTAATCTATCAAGAGGCGTAACGGGAGAAGTTGTTTACGTAGATTCCGGATACAATATTATGGGTTAACCTCCACAAAGAGGAGAGAGTGAAATGACGAACCAAAGTGATTTTCAAAAAATCCTAGCAAAGCCAGCACAACGAGCGCTTGCAGGGGTAAATATTGAAACCTTGGAACAATTATCGAAGTACTCTGAAGCAGAAATTATGGAGTTGCACGGTATTGGTCAGAACGCTTTTAAAAAGCTTCAAGAGGCACTTTCAGATAATGGATTGTCTTTTGCACCTAAAAAATAAATAGAGTGGGATGAAGAGGGGGTTTCTTCATCCCACTCTATTTATTTTAGTGGACGATAGTTTCGGAACATTGGCCCACCGTTGACAAGGGTGCGGGTTTTTCACATGTAGATTTAAATATAAAAAGTATAATCCTCTGGTAACACACGCTTTAGGAATTTTTTTGTACGCTCTTCTTTTGGACTTACGAATATTTCATGAGGTGTTCCTTCCTCAACTACGACGCCTCCATCCATGAAGATAACTCGTTTAGCAACGTCTTTTGCAAAGGACATTTCATGTGTTACTACGAGCATAGTGGTTCCTTCATTAGCAATGTTTTTCATAACAGTTAACACTTCACCAACAAGTTCAGGATCAAGGGCTGAAGTAGGTTCATCGAATAAAATAATATCTGGGTTTAATGCAACTGCACGTGCTATACCTACACGCTGTTGTTGTCCACCTGACAGTTGGCTTGGATAGGAATCGTATTTATCCGATAACCCAACTTTATCTAGTGCTTTCTTTCCTATCTCTACAGCTTCAACCTTTGGCACTTTGCGTCCAATGATTAATCCTTCTGTTACATTTTCTAAAGCAGTTTTATTATTAAATAGATTATAATTTTGGAAAACAAAAGCTGTTTTTTGTCGAATTATTTGAATATCTTTCTTAGAGGCAGAATGTAGATCGACATGTAAATCTCCAAAAGCTGCTTTGCCGCTATCTGCTTTTTCTAAAAAATTTATACAGCGAAGCAATGTCGTTTTTCCAGAACCACTCGGTCCTAAAATGACAACTACGTCCCCTTTATCGATCTTCAAATCGACACCTTTTAATATCTCGTTATTACCAAAAGACTTGTGAATATCTTTAATTTCTAACATTAGAACGCCTCCTTATCAAGCACTTGCGTATTTATACTTACGTAATCGTTTTTCATATAATTTGAACCCATATTCTACTAGGCTACAAAGGATGATATAGACGATAAAGATATCGATATATGCTTCCACGTAGTTATAGCCAACATTCGCTTCCACTTTTGCCTTTAATGTAATCTCTTGAAGGGACATGGCATAGCCGAGAGAAGTAGCTTTGATTAAGTTTACAGTTGCAGTACAAATGTTAGGTAAGGCAGCTACTAATGCTTGCGGAATAACTATTCGTCTATAGGCTTGAAAATTTGTTAAACCAACAGACAGCGCTGCTTCCAATTGACCTTTATTTACAGTGATTAATGCAGAGCGGAAAACCTCTATTAAAATTGCTGTTGTGCTAAAAGAAAAGACGATAAACGCGTACCAAATTGGATTAATTTCATATACTTTTATGTTAATTTGATACTTTTCGAACAGAGAAGTTAAAATTAGCGGAACGCTAGCATAAACAATAAAAATTTGAATTATGACGGGGGTTCCTCGAACAAAAGATACATATACTTGTGAAATTCTATTTAATACAGGTACTTGATTGATTCTTGTTAATGCCAACAAAAAACCGGCAGGGAGTGCAATGAGCAATGCTACAACTGTAACGAGTAGAGTGACTGGCACACCGGATAATGCAACAAAGAACGTATCTATTAAAAATTCATAATTTAAACCTTCCGACATTTCGAACACTCCTTACGTCGTTTTAATTGTTTGCTTGCCCTTACTAAACATTTTTTCTAGTTGTGCAAAAAGTTTCTCTATTAGGATAGATAATATCCAGTAGATTAAAGCTAGTGCAATAAATATTTCTAAAGCATGAGAATTATAGTTGGCGGCAATAATTAAATTTGCTTTGCCGACTATATCTATTAATCCAATTGTATAAGCTAATGAACCTTCTTGAAGGAGCGCGATCATCCCGTTCCCAAAGTTAGGTAATGCTACAACAAGAGCTTGAGGGAAAATAATACGGCGATATGCTTGAAAGGGACTTAAACCAACACTAACAGCAGCTTCATATTGACCTTTTTCAATAGATTCATATGCAGAACGAATAACTTCCGACATAATAGCGGCAAACTGCAAAGTAAATGTAATAACTACAAATACTCCTGTATGAAGGTCCTGCAAATAAATCCCAAAGTTTTCAGCTAATGCAGGTACACCATAATACACTAAAAATAAAAGAACAATAGAAGGTGTACACCTTAAAATAGTTGTATATAAATTAGCTAGTTTTTTCCCTACTTTATTTTTCCCTAGTTTCATCGCTGCAAGGATAAAACCAAAGAAGGTTCCAAAAAGAATAGATAATCCAGCTACTAGAAAAGTAACTTTCAAAAACGGAAGCAATGCTGGAAGGGAACTCCATATATAAGAAACATCAAAATATTTTTCCATTTTGCTCAATCTTCCCCCTATGCGAAATGGTAAAGGCTGTTGACGTATGCTACGCGCAACAGCCTTCATCGTAATATTGTAATTATCGTTTTACGCTATCCAATACTTCAAATAGGTCTCGACCGTAGAATTCTGTGCTAAGCTCGCTAGTTTTCTTTTGTTCTTTTAATTGTTTGATAGCTTTGTCGTAAGCATCAGCAAATTCTTGTTCTTTTTTGTTGAATAATGGCCAAGTTTTAATTACTGCGAACTCGTTATATACAACTTCATCTTTTAAGTTGTAGTATGGACCATCTTCTGCGAGTACTTGTTTTTCAAAGACACCTTCCAATGTAATGCCACCATCCACGCGACCTTCATTCACCCATTGAACTACGTCTACTGTAAATGCATCTCCAGCTTCGAGTTTTACCGGATTGTCTGGATTTTCTTTGTTATACTCATCAATAATTGTGTATTGTGCATTATTTGCTGCGATTGGAGCAAGTGAAAGTTCTGCTGAAGCAAAATCTTCTAATGATTTAATCTGTTCATTTTCTTTTTTCAAGACTAGACCTGTACTACTTAAACCAAGGAATTCTTGAGGGAAGATAAATTTTGCAGTACGTTCTTCCGTCCAAAATGCATTTTTAACACCTACTTGGTATTTCCCTTGTTCCACTCCAATTAATAAATCATCGCTTGTTGTTCCCACGTATTCAAATTCATATTCAGGTAGTAGCTCATCTACTAACTTCATCACTTCTACATCATAACCTGTCGCGTTTCCTTTTTCGTCTTGCCATGAAATTGGTTTAGAAGCTTGGTCGTATGCTACTTTTACTTTACGTACATCTCCGTTACTTTTAGTACTGGTACCTGCGCTTGTATCATCATTTGATCCACATGCTGATAAAATCGTTATGGATGCCAATCCGACTGCTGCTAATTTTAAATACTTTTTAAATTTCATTTTCATCCATTCCCCTTATTTAACTAATTATTTTTAGTTTTTTCTTCTTCCAATGCAGTTAGTGCTAGTTTTTTAATCGTCATATCATCCATCGGAGGGTTATGTAGTCCGGCTCGAACATCACGATAGTAGCGTTGTAATGGATTGGTTCTTTGTAGACTTTTCGCTCCAACTAACCGCATCGCTTTATCAACGATTGTTATAGCAGAGTTTGTCACAATATGCTTTGCAACACTTACTTCATTTGTCAGTAAATGTCTTGTAGCTTCGTTGTCATAGGAAGAAGCTGCTCCATAAATGACAAATCGTGCTTTCGTAAGCTCTAAATCTATTTCGCCAATGAGCTGTTGAACATTTGGTAACTGAGCGATTGGCCCATTCAAACTATTTGGAGAATGCGTGTTAGCAAAGTGAACTGCGTAATCACGAGCAGCTTGTGCAACTCCAAGATAAGTAGCTGGAATATGGAGTAACCAGCCATTTATTTTCCCACCGCTCGCAAACTCGGGAAGTTCAACTAGATCAGATTCATGGACAACTACATTATTTAATAGTAAATCGTTGCTACTTGTTCCACGCATCGATACGACATCCCATGTTTCTTCGATGGATACCCCATCTAAATTTCTATTGATAAGGAAGAAGCCAACTCTTTCTTTTTCTTCAATCCAAGCAGAA encodes:
- the fabI gene encoding enoyl-ACP reductase FabI, translating into MRDLIQLKDKNIVVMGVANERSLAWGVAKSLYEVGANVIFTYRKERSLGKIEKLLVDNNLEAKLVVACDVNSDDSMKAAFEQIGKEVGVIHGVVHSVAFANGEDLKGDFINTSRDGYAFAQDTSAYSLIAAAREAAPFMTEGGSIVTMTYLGAERVLEGYNVMGIAKASLEASVKYLALDLGKNNIRVNAVSAGAVRTLAAKGISSFNTILHKIEETAPLKRNVTQEEVGDMTVALLSNLSRGVTGEVVYVDSGYNIMG
- a CDS encoding amino acid ABC transporter ATP-binding protein; translation: MLEIKDIHKSFGNNEILKGVDLKIDKGDVVVILGPSGSGKTTLLRCINFLEKADSGKAAFGDLHVDLHSASKKDIQIIRQKTAFVFQNYNLFNNKTALENVTEGLIIGRKVPKVEAVEIGKKALDKVGLSDKYDSYPSQLSGGQQQRVGIARAVALNPDIILFDEPTSALDPELVGEVLTVMKNIANEGTTMLVVTHEMSFAKDVAKRVIFMDGGVVVEEGTPHEIFVSPKEERTKKFLKRVLPEDYTFYI
- a CDS encoding amino acid ABC transporter permease; the protein is MSEGLNYEFLIDTFFVALSGVPVTLLVTVVALLIALPAGFLLALTRINQVPVLNRISQVYVSFVRGTPVIIQIFIVYASVPLILTSLFEKYQINIKVYEINPIWYAFIVFSFSTTAILIEVFRSALITVNKGQLEAALSVGLTNFQAYRRIVIPQALVAALPNICTATVNLIKATSLGYAMSLQEITLKAKVEANVGYNYVEAYIDIFIVYIILCSLVEYGFKLYEKRLRKYKYASA
- a CDS encoding amino acid ABC transporter permease; translation: MEKYFDVSYIWSSLPALLPFLKVTFLVAGLSILFGTFFGFILAAMKLGKNKVGKKLANLYTTILRCTPSIVLLFLVYYGVPALAENFGIYLQDLHTGVFVVITFTLQFAAIMSEVIRSAYESIEKGQYEAAVSVGLSPFQAYRRIIFPQALVVALPNFGNGMIALLQEGSLAYTIGLIDIVGKANLIIAANYNSHALEIFIALALIYWILSILIEKLFAQLEKMFSKGKQTIKTT
- a CDS encoding transporter substrate-binding domain-containing protein, giving the protein MKFKKYLKLAAVGLASITILSACGSNDDTSAGTSTKSNGDVRKVKVAYDQASKPISWQDEKGNATGYDVEVMKLVDELLPEYEFEYVGTTSDDLLIGVEQGKYQVGVKNAFWTEERTAKFIFPQEFLGLSSTGLVLKKENEQIKSLEDFASAELSLAPIAANNAQYTIIDEYNKENPDNPVKLEAGDAFTVDVVQWVNEGRVDGGITLEGVFEKQVLAEDGPYYNLKDEVVYNEFAVIKTWPLFNKKEQEFADAYDKAIKQLKEQKKTSELSTEFYGRDLFEVLDSVKR
- a CDS encoding acyl-CoA dehydrogenase family protein; its protein translation is MSNIFIKTEKQKKWLDQLHQFEEKFKSKSAEIDELAIFPLENVKDLVGIGYASLTLPLELGGEGFSVYDMVLLQETLASYDANTALSMGWSLGVVGELYEKSLWKKDKLDFFAKEVINGALINRSASEAQTGSPTRGGRPGTTAVKNGDTWVINGRKIFTTASPVLSYFLTSAWIEEKERVGFFLINRNLDGVSIEETWDVVSMRGTSSNDLLLNNVVVHESDLVELPEFASGGKINGWLLHIPATYLGVAQAARDYAVHFANTHSPNSLNGPIAQLPNVQQLIGEIDLELTKARFVIYGAASSYDNEATRHLLTNEVSVAKHIVTNSAITIVDKAMRLVGAKSLQRTNPLQRYYRDVRAGLHNPPMDDMTIKKLALTALEEEKTKNN